One stretch of Chitinophaga pendula DNA includes these proteins:
- a CDS encoding GlxA family transcriptional regulator, with protein MKTIAVLLTKKYRPLSIAAILDVFETVNSYYQEQEGQPYFNIRLVRTDDDSQTPNLHDGYEPVTLSSIDSSHLILIPAFATTGDMAAFVQENQAFIPWICDQFETGSEIASFCTGAFLLAATGLLNGRKATTHVNAARMFAHYFPEVLLQEDKVVTDDSGIYTSGGATSTFHLLLYLLEKYCRKETAIRTAKVFAIDMDRELQSYFADFVPSRNHNDSLVLEAQQRMEQRFQEGCTVEELIHDLPASRRNFIRRFKIATGITPIEYLQRLRIEAAKKLLEGSDCSITEVMFQSGYNDAKAFRLLFSRLVGITPRSYREKYAGKKLLSMA; from the coding sequence ATGAAAACTATCGCTGTATTACTTACAAAAAAATACCGCCCGCTCAGTATTGCCGCTATCCTGGACGTCTTTGAAACGGTTAATAGCTATTACCAGGAACAAGAAGGACAGCCCTATTTCAATATCCGGTTGGTCCGTACGGACGATGATAGCCAGACTCCGAACCTGCACGATGGGTATGAACCAGTGACGCTCTCTTCTATAGACAGCAGTCACCTCATATTGATCCCGGCTTTTGCTACTACTGGAGATATGGCCGCTTTCGTACAGGAAAACCAGGCATTTATTCCCTGGATATGCGACCAGTTTGAAACCGGCTCCGAAATAGCCAGTTTCTGCACCGGTGCCTTCCTGCTGGCAGCAACAGGACTCCTCAATGGCCGCAAAGCGACCACCCATGTCAATGCAGCTCGCATGTTCGCGCATTATTTCCCCGAAGTATTGCTGCAGGAAGACAAAGTCGTAACGGATGACAGCGGCATATATACCAGCGGTGGCGCCACCTCCACCTTCCACCTGTTACTGTACCTGCTGGAGAAATACTGTAGAAAAGAAACCGCCATCCGTACCGCCAAAGTATTCGCAATCGATATGGACCGCGAACTGCAGTCTTATTTTGCAGATTTTGTCCCTTCCAGGAATCATAACGACTCCCTGGTACTGGAAGCCCAGCAACGTATGGAACAACGTTTCCAGGAGGGCTGTACTGTCGAAGAGCTCATCCATGATCTGCCTGCCAGCCGGCGCAATTTCATCCGACGGTTTAAGATCGCTACCGGCATTACACCGATAGAATATTTACAAAGACTACGCATAGAAGCCGCCAAAAAACTACTGGAAGGCTCCGACTGCTCTATTACAGAAGTTATGTTCCAAAGTGGTTATAATGACGCCAAAGCATTCAGATTACTGTTCAGCCGCCTGGTAGGTATTACACCCAGATCCTACCGGGAGAAATATGCGGGCAAAAAATTATTGTCCATGGCCTGA
- a CDS encoding helix-turn-helix transcriptional regulator — MEYLHDLSSNKVESITEVPPEYVKYVKPFTHPLFNEGPFGATIVQELTSENVSIVYFHFFIREGITLYPYDPNDVFALHFMIKGSLPATLHGYGPLQIVENRYNMMFMPNIKHHAFFDAGEYISINVNFSPAFLQQLAPQYPILNKLLDMAEKRTAGLLFPEYLHTDHFSYAIINRIISAPMLEEVKLIYLESWIKALLLHCLDNFSRITRNAANKGSADLPLYERIRAHVVEHPGASHTRELLAKRFALSESSLKQGFKRHFGITLKDFITQVKMEKAMQLLYESELSVTTIAYQLGYNELPNFTRAFIRFHGKPPLYYRRHKNTSGE; from the coding sequence ATGGAATATTTGCACGATCTTTCGTCCAATAAAGTAGAGAGTATTACAGAAGTCCCCCCGGAATATGTAAAATATGTCAAACCCTTTACCCATCCCCTATTCAATGAAGGTCCCTTCGGCGCCACCATTGTACAGGAATTAACATCGGAAAATGTCAGTATCGTATATTTTCATTTTTTCATCCGCGAAGGCATCACGCTTTATCCGTATGATCCCAATGACGTATTTGCCCTGCATTTTATGATCAAGGGCAGCCTGCCGGCTACCCTCCACGGCTACGGCCCCCTGCAGATCGTAGAAAACAGATACAACATGATGTTCATGCCCAATATCAAACATCATGCATTCTTCGACGCAGGAGAGTATATCTCTATTAATGTGAACTTTTCACCTGCCTTCCTGCAGCAACTAGCCCCCCAATATCCTATCCTCAACAAACTGCTGGATATGGCCGAAAAAAGAACAGCAGGCCTGCTTTTCCCGGAATATCTCCATACAGATCATTTCTCCTATGCGATCATCAACCGCATCATTTCCGCGCCTATGCTCGAAGAAGTGAAACTGATCTACCTCGAGTCCTGGATCAAAGCACTGCTGCTACACTGCCTGGACAACTTTTCCCGTATCACCCGCAATGCCGCCAACAAAGGCAGTGCAGACCTGCCACTCTACGAACGAATCCGTGCCCATGTGGTAGAACACCCCGGTGCAAGCCATACGCGCGAACTACTCGCCAAACGGTTCGCATTAAGTGAATCCAGCCTCAAACAGGGATTCAAACGTCATTTCGGTATCACCCTCAAAGATTTCATTACCCAGGTAAAGATGGAAAAAGCCATGCAGCTACTATATGAATCGGAACTTTCGGTTACCACCATCGCCTACCAGCTGGGATACAATGAACTACCCAATTTCACCCGCGCCTTCATTCGCTTCCATGGCAAGCCGCCACTCTACTACCGCAGACATAAAAATACCTCCGGAGAATAA
- a CDS encoding PQQ-dependent sugar dehydrogenase — protein sequence MHQRDKCFTACKWQLVLACCLLFLSPLAKAQTLPANFQRVLVTGGLNRPTVLAFTPDGRLLIGNQGGQLLVYKNGTLLSTPALSLSVTSDNERGLIGLAVDPNFATNKFIYIYYTHPSGPHNRVSRFTLNGDVASNEVAILDLPTLGQPFHNGGSLTFGNDGKLYVGVGDNKINSTPQNLDSYFGKVLRINTDGSVPAGNPFSGSAARSRVWAYGLRNPWTSATDPVSGKIYINDVGENAGSGFEEINDATVAGRNFGWPTFQGNCSNCPGVTNPIYSYPIERGSTVGRGCAINGGTFLNGSISNYPAQYHGKYFFHDYCNPWVDFINPAAGATRNGFGTALGGNLTNIEQGTDGNLYYISRSNNSVYKVVYSGAAAPADNNASVAPIKGNPEIPAVLIKTPNPFHNNLSVTFRLSLPGKVQLALFDLSGKPAGIILDSQLQAGEHSTSYNTSSLNAGVYILKLTHDGKASSTKLIKE from the coding sequence ATGCATCAAAGAGACAAATGCTTTACTGCCTGCAAATGGCAGCTTGTGCTCGCCTGCTGTTTGTTATTCCTGTCCCCGCTGGCCAAAGCACAAACGCTGCCGGCCAACTTTCAACGTGTACTAGTAACCGGTGGCCTTAACCGGCCAACTGTACTGGCATTTACACCGGATGGTCGCCTGCTCATAGGTAACCAGGGCGGTCAATTGCTTGTTTATAAAAATGGTACGCTGCTGAGTACTCCGGCCCTTTCACTCAGCGTAACCTCTGATAATGAACGTGGCCTTATCGGGCTGGCGGTAGATCCTAACTTTGCCACCAACAAGTTCATCTACATCTACTACACCCACCCTTCCGGTCCGCACAACCGGGTGAGCCGATTCACCCTAAATGGTGACGTAGCCAGCAATGAAGTGGCTATACTCGACCTTCCCACGCTGGGACAGCCTTTCCATAATGGTGGTAGCCTCACCTTCGGCAACGATGGTAAACTCTACGTGGGTGTTGGAGACAATAAGATCAACTCCACCCCACAAAACCTCGACAGCTACTTCGGTAAAGTACTCCGTATCAATACCGATGGTTCTGTGCCTGCAGGTAATCCATTTAGTGGTAGCGCTGCCCGCAGCCGCGTGTGGGCATATGGCCTGCGTAATCCCTGGACCAGCGCCACAGACCCGGTATCCGGCAAGATCTATATCAATGATGTAGGTGAAAATGCCGGCTCCGGTTTTGAAGAGATCAATGATGCCACCGTAGCGGGCCGTAACTTCGGATGGCCAACCTTCCAGGGCAACTGCTCCAACTGCCCCGGCGTAACAAACCCGATATACTCGTATCCGATCGAAAGAGGCAGTACAGTAGGCAGAGGCTGCGCGATCAACGGCGGCACCTTCCTGAATGGCTCCATCAGCAACTATCCGGCGCAGTATCATGGCAAATACTTCTTCCATGACTATTGCAACCCCTGGGTAGACTTCATCAATCCGGCAGCCGGAGCTACCCGCAACGGCTTCGGTACCGCCCTGGGAGGTAACCTGACCAACATAGAGCAAGGTACAGATGGCAATCTCTATTACATCAGCCGCAGCAACAACTCCGTTTATAAAGTAGTATATAGCGGCGCAGCTGCTCCTGCAGACAATAACGCCAGCGTTGCTCCTATCAAAGGAAACCCTGAAATCCCCGCTGTGCTGATCAAAACGCCTAACCCCTTCCATAACAACCTGTCAGTAACTTTCCGCCTCAGCCTCCCGGGCAAAGTACAACTGGCATTATTTGACCTCTCCGGCAAACCAGCAGGCATCATCCTCGATTCCCAACTGCAAGCCGGTGAACACAGCACCTCTTACAACACTTCCTCACTCAATGCCGGCGTGTATATCCTGAAACTGACGCATGATGGTAAAGCCAGCAGCACAAAATTGATCAAAGAATAA
- a CDS encoding PQQ-dependent sugar dehydrogenase: MKQRDKYTHPGMLLLLLGIMFTLLSPLAHGQTLPTNFQRVLVTGGLNRPAAMAFTPDGRILISNQGGQLRVFKNGALLSTPALSLTVNSDSERGLIGVAVDPNFNTNKYIYVYYTHTSGPHNRVSRFTLNGDVASGEVVLLDLPNLGQPFHNGGGIVFGKDGKLYIPVGDNKNNSSVQNLDSYWGKVLRINSDGTVPADNPFPGGAVRSRIWAYGLRNPWTSGVDPVSGKIYINDVGENEGGWEEINDASVAGRNFGWPNKEGKCTSGCTGYTDPVYTYQIVRSGAPIGKGCAINGGTFLNGAISNYPAQYHGKYFFHDYCNPWIDYINPAPGATRNGFGSAMGGGLTNIEQGTDGNLYYINRDNNSVYKIIYTGTQAPVIGIQPQNISVPQGQDAVFSVTASGNPTPTYQWRKGTTNIAGATAATYTITNVQPSHAGQYNVIVSNSAGSVTSNNATLTVTAPNTLPVAKILTPANGSKFRAGDVISFSGSGTDAEDGNLPASAYEWWAVFHHANHNHSGPQITDGVTSGSFPISVEGHTETDIWYRIYLAVKDSRGESDTAMIEIFPVTSNLTIQTEPAGLQLNLDNIPKTAPYSTAALSGMIRPLVAISPQVLNGVNYVFDRWEHGGNAAQNITITDNDAVYKAIYKVAAAPTVIAPVQDAYVRDGSNAAITHGTTDPTLLITKVSPAGQLNNARETYLTFDISTLPANLSAVTLRVFGNVDGTAVPAVPVGVYSVANTSWSETTLTWNNKPATGASPLSTTEVGNGAGKYYEWDVTSYVSAEKAAGRTRVSLSLKSQQSHDPRIFFNSKEATANAPQLSVIGEGTGGPACVPATASGDDGNVAANALDNDLNTRWSASGDGQWIQLCLSEVKTVTGVDIAFYKGDTRRSRFDILTSTDGNAWNTAAANLQASGTSLAYESFNITAVSAKYVRIVGHGNDQNAWNSYNEIKVRTTAAARTTQAGISNGKPSGIITQDDLHVSPNPFGNTLSVSFRLREAGRTQLSLFDMSGKQAGLILQTQMAAGEHKATYNATHLTPGVYIIQLRHNGTTITQKAIKE, translated from the coding sequence ATGAAACAACGAGACAAATACACCCACCCGGGGATGCTACTGCTACTCCTGGGTATTATGTTCACCCTCCTCTCCCCGCTCGCACATGGGCAAACGCTCCCCACCAATTTCCAACGTGTATTGGTAACCGGAGGACTTAATCGCCCTGCTGCTATGGCCTTTACGCCCGATGGCCGTATCCTCATCAGCAACCAGGGAGGCCAACTCCGTGTATTCAAAAACGGAGCCCTGTTGTCTACGCCGGCCCTTTCGCTGACTGTCAACTCCGACAGTGAACGCGGATTGATCGGTGTGGCAGTAGATCCCAACTTCAACACCAACAAATACATCTATGTGTATTATACACATACCTCTGGTCCGCACAACCGGGTAAGCCGCTTTACGCTTAACGGCGATGTAGCCAGCGGCGAAGTGGTATTGCTGGATCTGCCTAACCTGGGGCAGCCCTTTCACAATGGCGGTGGTATCGTATTTGGTAAAGATGGAAAGTTGTACATACCTGTAGGCGATAACAAAAACAACTCTTCCGTACAGAACCTCGATAGCTATTGGGGCAAAGTATTACGTATCAACTCCGACGGAACCGTTCCCGCTGATAATCCATTCCCTGGCGGTGCAGTAAGAAGCCGCATATGGGCCTATGGCCTGCGTAATCCCTGGACCAGCGGTGTAGACCCGGTATCCGGTAAGATATACATCAACGATGTAGGTGAGAATGAAGGCGGTTGGGAAGAGATCAATGACGCCTCCGTAGCCGGTCGCAATTTCGGATGGCCCAACAAGGAAGGCAAGTGTACCAGCGGATGTACCGGTTATACAGATCCCGTTTATACTTACCAGATAGTTCGTAGCGGTGCTCCTATCGGAAAAGGCTGTGCCATCAATGGCGGTACTTTCCTGAATGGCGCTATCAGCAACTATCCGGCGCAATACCATGGCAAATACTTCTTCCATGACTACTGTAACCCATGGATCGACTATATCAATCCTGCTCCCGGCGCTACCCGCAATGGTTTCGGCTCTGCTATGGGTGGTGGGCTGACCAACATAGAACAGGGTACAGATGGTAATCTGTACTACATCAACCGGGATAACAATTCCGTATACAAGATCATCTATACTGGCACGCAGGCACCTGTCATCGGTATACAACCACAAAACATCAGCGTACCGCAAGGGCAGGATGCGGTGTTTAGCGTTACAGCGTCTGGTAACCCTACCCCTACCTATCAATGGCGGAAAGGTACAACCAATATTGCCGGCGCAACTGCTGCTACCTATACAATCACCAACGTGCAGCCTTCGCATGCAGGCCAATACAATGTGATCGTCTCCAATAGTGCAGGCAGTGTTACCAGTAATAATGCCACGCTTACCGTTACGGCGCCTAATACGCTGCCAGTAGCCAAGATACTGACGCCAGCCAATGGTTCCAAATTCCGCGCCGGCGATGTAATCAGCTTCTCCGGTTCCGGTACCGATGCAGAAGATGGCAACTTACCCGCCAGTGCCTACGAATGGTGGGCAGTATTCCACCATGCCAACCACAACCACTCCGGTCCACAGATCACAGATGGCGTCACCAGTGGTTCCTTCCCTATTTCTGTAGAAGGGCATACCGAAACAGATATCTGGTATCGCATTTACCTGGCGGTGAAAGACTCCAGGGGCGAGTCTGATACAGCCATGATAGAGATATTCCCTGTTACCTCCAACCTGACGATACAGACAGAACCTGCCGGATTACAGCTGAACCTGGACAATATTCCCAAAACAGCACCTTACAGTACTGCTGCCCTCTCCGGCATGATCCGCCCATTGGTAGCGATCTCTCCACAGGTGCTCAATGGTGTGAACTATGTATTTGATCGTTGGGAACATGGTGGTAATGCCGCTCAGAATATTACCATTACCGACAATGATGCGGTGTACAAAGCCATATATAAGGTAGCAGCGGCGCCTACCGTGATCGCACCAGTGCAGGATGCTTATGTCCGCGATGGTAGTAATGCCGCTATAACACATGGCACCACAGACCCAACGTTGCTGATCACCAAGGTATCTCCAGCCGGGCAACTCAACAATGCACGTGAGACCTATCTAACCTTTGATATCAGCACGTTGCCGGCGAACCTGTCCGCAGTAACACTACGTGTATTCGGTAACGTTGATGGCACGGCTGTACCTGCTGTACCGGTAGGTGTATATAGTGTAGCGAATACATCCTGGTCAGAGACCACCCTTACTTGGAACAATAAGCCGGCTACAGGTGCCAGTCCATTGTCGACGACAGAAGTAGGCAATGGCGCCGGCAAATACTACGAGTGGGATGTAACCAGTTATGTAAGTGCGGAAAAGGCAGCAGGCCGTACCCGCGTATCGCTGTCGCTGAAGAGCCAGCAATCGCATGATCCGCGGATATTCTTCAACTCCAAGGAAGCTACTGCCAACGCACCACAACTGTCAGTGATCGGTGAAGGTACCGGTGGTCCGGCCTGTGTACCTGCTACTGCCAGTGGTGACGACGGTAATGTTGCTGCCAACGCACTGGATAATGACCTCAACACCCGCTGGTCGGCCTCCGGTGATGGTCAGTGGATACAACTTTGTCTGTCTGAAGTGAAAACGGTGACAGGTGTAGATATCGCCTTCTACAAAGGAGATACCCGCCGATCCCGTTTTGATATCCTGACCAGCACAGACGGCAACGCCTGGAATACAGCCGCTGCTAACTTACAGGCAAGCGGTACCTCGCTCGCATACGAAAGTTTCAATATCACGGCTGTGAGTGCCAAGTATGTACGTATTGTCGGACATGGCAATGATCAGAACGCCTGGAACAGCTACAACGAAATAAAGGTTCGTACCACTGCTGCCGCCAGAACTACTCAGGCAGGCATCAGTAACGGAAAACCCTCCGGCATCATCACACAGGATGACCTGCATGTATCTCCTAATCCATTCGGTAATACACTCTCTGTCAGCTTCAGGCTGCGGGAAGCGGGACGTACTCAGCTCTCCCTGTTTGATATGTCCGGTAAGCAAGCTGGTCTTATCCTGCAGACACAAATGGCGGCCGGTGAGCACAAAGCTACTTACAATGCTACTCATCTGACGCCTGGTGTATATATTATACAGCTTCGTCATAATGGTACGACGATCACACAGAAAGCGATTAAAGAATAA
- a CDS encoding HvfX family Cu-binding RiPP maturation protein has product MSIKTRYFSFVAGLAGWHFLPLLLMRLILAYGFYGPATMKWKDIRSIADWFGSIGIPAPALNAYLAATTELLGVILLILGLGTRFIAVALIIVMIVAIKTVHWQNGFEAGDNGYEIPLYYLIMLFTLFIYGPGKVSVDHLIGRKARH; this is encoded by the coding sequence ATGAGTATAAAAACACGCTATTTTTCTTTCGTGGCTGGCCTCGCCGGGTGGCATTTTTTACCGCTCTTACTGATGCGGTTGATATTGGCATATGGATTCTATGGGCCGGCTACTATGAAATGGAAAGATATCAGGAGCATAGCAGACTGGTTCGGCAGTATCGGCATTCCGGCGCCAGCACTCAACGCATACCTGGCCGCCACTACAGAGCTACTGGGTGTAATACTGCTGATCCTCGGACTGGGTACACGTTTTATTGCTGTCGCCCTGATAATCGTGATGATCGTGGCTATTAAAACCGTGCATTGGCAAAATGGCTTTGAAGCCGGAGACAATGGGTATGAGATCCCGCTTTACTATCTGATCATGCTATTCACCCTGTTTATATACGGACCGGGCAAGGTCAGCGTAGATCACCTTATCGGGAGAAAAGCCCGTCATTGA
- a CDS encoding alpha/beta hydrolase-fold protein: MRRILIATIFLLTATALHAQMNDHLVSIGEKYTINSRILNEQRRYAVYLPPSYQSNPAKKYFVAYVWDGEKSKFHEVTGIAQSMTSIHDLKMQIPEIIIVSIENINRTSDFTPTFIELPRCGKRSCL; encoded by the coding sequence ATGAGACGTATCCTTATTGCCACTATTTTTTTGTTGACAGCTACAGCACTGCATGCACAAATGAACGATCATCTGGTCTCCATAGGTGAAAAATATACGATTAATTCCAGGATATTAAACGAGCAGCGTCGTTATGCCGTTTATCTTCCTCCATCGTACCAAAGCAACCCAGCGAAAAAATATTTTGTCGCCTATGTATGGGACGGAGAGAAAAGTAAATTTCATGAAGTAACCGGCATAGCACAGTCGATGACCTCTATCCATGATCTAAAGATGCAGATACCAGAAATAATAATTGTATCGATAGAGAATATAAACAGAACCAGCGACTTCACACCTACATTCATTGAACTACCTCGATGCGGAAAACGTAGCTGCCTTTAA
- a CDS encoding sugar phosphate isomerase/epimerase family protein, whose protein sequence is MSSRRKFLLQAALGLTAPAIAPLAAAAATRTTVAPETALQVGMAGYTLARLNLEQAIALLQKVGIRQLSVKDIHLPLDSSPEKIQTTLAAFSAAGIKVYAVGVIYMKTEAAVDQAFEYAKKVGVPLIVGVPNPELLDYTEKKIKDYNIRLAIHNHGPEDKLYPGPKNVMDLIRHRDARMGICLDIGHAIRAGEDPAKAVLAYKERVFDLHIKDVTVAAKDGKPTEIGRGAIDFPALVKALNKIRYAGICSIEYEKDMQEPLAGIAESTGFFKGVIRALR, encoded by the coding sequence ATGTCATCAAGAAGGAAATTTTTGTTGCAGGCAGCGCTGGGGCTTACGGCACCAGCCATTGCTCCGCTTGCTGCCGCTGCAGCCACCCGTACAACCGTGGCACCTGAGACCGCCCTGCAGGTCGGTATGGCTGGTTATACGCTGGCCAGACTGAATCTCGAACAGGCGATCGCGTTGCTGCAAAAAGTAGGTATCCGCCAGTTGTCGGTGAAGGACATTCACCTTCCGCTGGACAGTAGCCCGGAAAAGATACAGACAACGCTGGCCGCGTTCTCCGCAGCCGGTATCAAAGTGTATGCGGTGGGCGTTATTTATATGAAAACGGAAGCAGCGGTAGACCAGGCCTTCGAGTATGCCAAAAAGGTAGGCGTACCCCTTATTGTAGGCGTACCCAACCCTGAGTTACTGGACTACACGGAGAAGAAGATAAAGGACTATAATATCCGGCTGGCAATACACAATCACGGACCGGAGGATAAACTATATCCGGGTCCAAAAAATGTGATGGACCTGATCCGGCATCGTGATGCCCGTATGGGTATCTGCCTGGATATCGGTCATGCGATCAGAGCGGGGGAAGATCCGGCCAAAGCGGTGCTAGCATATAAGGAGCGCGTATTCGATCTGCATATTAAGGACGTGACGGTAGCGGCGAAAGACGGAAAGCCCACCGAGATCGGTCGTGGTGCGATCGATTTTCCGGCGCTTGTCAAAGCGTTGAACAAGATCAGGTACGCCGGTATCTGCAGCATAGAATATGAGAAGGATATGCAGGAGCCTTTAGCCGGGATCGCGGAGTCTACTGGCTTTTTCAAAGGTGTTATCCGCGCGTTGCGTTAA
- a CDS encoding TetR/AcrR family transcriptional regulator codes for MARNKAFDPEERLEKAKDLFWEKGYNATSMQDIVDAMGLNRASIYDTYGDKHSLFLQCLTSYAVTSLEDYCKAGAVCQSPLLAVEKIVKRAVQRTLEEDHSCMVAKSAFELADTDSRVKEIIKTQGDKLHAVITTLLQKAQQAGEVKADKDPAILARFIIASFGSFWQVHITEDNPQLVQQLGNYLLLFIRQ; via the coding sequence ATGGCACGTAATAAGGCATTTGATCCAGAGGAAAGATTGGAAAAAGCGAAAGACCTTTTCTGGGAGAAGGGATACAACGCTACTTCCATGCAGGACATCGTAGATGCGATGGGGCTGAACCGTGCCAGTATTTATGATACCTATGGCGACAAACACAGTCTTTTCCTGCAGTGTCTGACCAGCTATGCCGTTACTTCACTGGAGGATTATTGCAAAGCAGGTGCTGTCTGTCAATCGCCGCTGCTGGCGGTGGAAAAGATCGTCAAGCGGGCGGTGCAACGTACCCTCGAAGAGGATCATTCTTGTATGGTGGCCAAGTCAGCATTTGAGCTGGCAGATACGGACAGCCGTGTAAAAGAGATCATCAAAACGCAAGGTGATAAGTTACACGCCGTGATCACTACGCTACTGCAGAAGGCGCAGCAAGCCGGCGAGGTCAAAGCAGATAAAGACCCTGCTATCCTGGCCCGTTTTATCATCGCTAGTTTTGGCAGCTTCTGGCAGGTACACATCACAGAGGATAATCCGCAACTGGTGCAACAATTAGGAAACTATCTGCTGCTATTCATCCGGCAGTAA
- a CDS encoding MFS transporter, with amino-acid sequence MKHIKYIAAFGVFGIITTEFGVIGILPQIATHYGIGIDHAGWLLSAFALVIALCGPWITLLAAGKNRKVMMSIALGLFILSNAISALAPPFSILLLARMLPAFLHPLYISAAIAAAVATANEQDKHKATAVVFAGVSLGTVIGVPFVTYLAEIFSWQVSFIGAGIVNTLALAALIRFIPELPAGQYVAPGKQLRLLADKTFLLHAISTTLMLAAMFAVYGYFADYMVKVNHLSGVQVGNMLLLFGVTGVVGNWVAGKLLGKSIPATLVGVLLSLLVIYSLLFFTNGYNTATMLLIAVWGFVHTACFIIGQAWINSAAPHAQEFANSLGISFGNLGLTAGTMISGWVIAGAGVQYTAWVSLALVSLSLAFVGYRLLTARRTARKDVRVVVAEEEAIAIGAC; translated from the coding sequence ATGAAACACATTAAATATATCGCCGCATTTGGCGTATTTGGCATTATCACCACGGAGTTTGGTGTAATTGGAATATTACCGCAGATCGCTACGCATTATGGTATCGGCATTGATCATGCGGGTTGGCTGCTCAGTGCCTTTGCGCTGGTTATTGCCCTTTGTGGTCCCTGGATCACTTTATTGGCGGCAGGTAAAAACAGGAAGGTAATGATGAGCATTGCCCTGGGATTGTTCATTCTTTCCAATGCAATTTCTGCGTTGGCGCCACCTTTCAGCATTTTATTACTGGCCAGGATGTTACCGGCTTTTCTTCATCCTTTGTATATCTCCGCTGCGATAGCGGCAGCGGTGGCTACTGCCAACGAGCAGGACAAACATAAGGCTACGGCGGTTGTATTTGCCGGTGTGAGCCTCGGTACGGTGATCGGGGTACCGTTTGTGACCTATCTTGCTGAGATATTTTCCTGGCAGGTGTCTTTTATCGGTGCTGGTATTGTCAACACGCTGGCGCTGGCAGCGCTGATACGTTTTATTCCCGAGCTGCCTGCTGGGCAGTATGTGGCGCCAGGCAAACAATTGCGGTTGCTGGCGGACAAGACGTTCCTGCTGCATGCGATCAGTACGACATTGATGCTGGCAGCTATGTTTGCCGTATACGGTTATTTCGCTGATTATATGGTGAAGGTCAACCATCTCTCGGGCGTGCAGGTGGGCAATATGCTGTTGCTCTTTGGTGTGACGGGTGTTGTCGGCAACTGGGTGGCTGGTAAGCTACTGGGTAAAAGTATTCCGGCTACGCTGGTAGGCGTATTATTATCGCTGTTGGTGATATACAGCCTGTTGTTCTTTACTAACGGGTATAATACGGCGACCATGCTGCTGATTGCGGTCTGGGGATTTGTGCATACGGCCTGTTTTATTATTGGGCAGGCATGGATCAACAGTGCGGCACCGCATGCGCAGGAGTTTGCCAACAGCCTGGGTATTTCTTTCGGTAACCTGGGGCTCACTGCCGGCACGATGATCAGCGGTTGGGTGATTGCCGGTGCCGGTGTACAATATACAGCCTGGGTGAGCCTGGCGCTGGTATCGCTCTCGCTGGCATTTGTCGGTTACCGGTTGCTGACCGCCAGGCGGACAGCCAGAAAGGATGTACGTGTGGTGGTAGCGGAGGAAGAGGCGATAGCGATCGGCGCCTGTTAG